The window GCAGAGCGGACAGCTCTATGCCGAGGCGGGCGCGCTCGCCTTCGGCAAGGTCTACTGCTTCGGCCCGACCTTTCGCGCGGAAAAATCCAAGACCCGCCGCCATCTGACGGAATTCTGGATGGTCGAGCCGGAGGTCGCATATTTCGACCTCGACGACGATATGCGCCTGGCCGAGGACTTCGTTTCATACATCGTCCAGCGGGTGCTTAAGCGGCGTGGTACCGAGCTGAACACCCTAGAGCGCGACATTTCCAAACTTGAGCCCGCCGCGAAAACGCCCTACCCGCGCGTCACCTACGATGAAGCCATCGAGCGGCTTGGCCAGAGCGGCGCGGCGGTCAAGTGGGGCGAAGATTTCGGGGGCGACGAAGAGACGATTTTATCGAGCGAGTTCGACCGCCCGGTGCTGGTTCATCGCTATCCGACCCAGTGCAAGGCATTCTACATGAAGCAGGATCCCGCGCGGCCCGAGGTCGCGCTGTGCGTCGACATGCTAGCACCCGAAGGACACGGCGAGATCATCGGCGGCGGACAGCGCGAGGATGATTTCGAAACGCTCAAGAATAAGATTCTCGCACACGACCTGCCGCTCGCACCGTTCGAATGGTACCTCGATCTGCGCCGCTACGGCTCGGTTCCGCACGCCGGATTCGGGATGGGTATCGAACGGATGACCGGATGGCTCTGCGGCATTCACCACATCCGCGAATGCATCCCGTTCCCCAGGATGATGGAAAGAATCGAGCCCTGAACCCTTCTGTCGTTAGTCTACCTCACAAGATGCCGAACAACGCGGGCGGTGGCTGGCAAATACCGCTTCACGCAGCGTAACGTGCCGGCGGGGTCCACTCCGTTGCCAGCGCATCGTACTGCGCGATCAAGTCCTCCACATCGGTACGATTCGCGCTGCGGCGAATCATTTCGTGCAGCTGCGCAATACGTTCGGTCTGCCGCTGGCGAGTCATCGCGCCCAGGGTGCGATCCATGAGGGCGCTCACTACTTCTTGGCCGGAGTACTCGCGGCCGTGGGCACCATAGAGCGTGCGCGCCGTGATTTCGGACAACGCGGTGCGCAGGTACTCGACGTGGGGCGCTTCGTCGGAGCGAATGTCGCGAACCAGGTCGGTCGCCTCCTTGGGTGCATCGGAAACCGCGGGGTCCGACAGCACTTCTTCGGCCCACGCGAAAGTAGAACGCGCGAACACTTCGATCGCGAGTACGTTCACCATGAAGCGGACCAGCCGCTCGACCTGCGGACCCAATTCCGGAAACAGCGGGAGCGGTTCCTGGCCGCGCCGCGCCATGATGCCGGCGAAAACTTCCGGTGAGATAAACGGATTGGAGAACGCGGCGTCTCGCGCCGCATCCCACATCTGGCGATGCCCGCCCTCCTGTTCCCATCCCGCCTCGTCGCGTGCGTGCGCTTCGAACAAACCGCGCGACAGATGCTCGAGCGCGGTCCCGGTGACTTCTTCGCGCACAAACGACTTGAGCGAGGGCACCGGCAATTCCCGAATCATCGCACCGAAACCCTCGACGATCGCGAT of the Candidatus Binataceae bacterium genome contains:
- the asnS gene encoding asparagine--tRNA ligase yields the protein FHERGFVLFDAPILTPTSCEGTSNLFELDYFGERKAYLTQSGQLYAEAGALAFGKVYCFGPTFRAEKSKTRRHLTEFWMVEPEVAYFDLDDDMRLAEDFVSYIVQRVLKRRGTELNTLERDISKLEPAAKTPYPRVTYDEAIERLGQSGAAVKWGEDFGGDEETILSSEFDRPVLVHRYPTQCKAFYMKQDPARPEVALCVDMLAPEGHGEIIGGGQREDDFETLKNKILAHDLPLAPFEWYLDLRRYGSVPHAGFGMGIERMTGWLCGIHHIRECIPFPRMMERIEP